One Candidatus Methylacidiphilales bacterium DNA window includes the following coding sequences:
- a CDS encoding cytochrome c biogenesis protein ResB — MPFGSLSPAIRRNPVFRFFASLQLALLLLAVLIVASIVGTIYESRLTAEVARAYIYEAWWFNLWLLLLVLNLATVAFSRLPWKKAHTGFLLTHLGIIILLFGAFIGKIFGIEGSITLFEGRDPASSLLINEKQVRFSAGDQPVVRFPVGIIHRLPTPERPLRLGDHAGWKLEAVGATETLQPVFTARPSAEGAPAVRIRLKTAMMNQTLEPWLWLGEADSSVLDLGLARIRLLAGDPPSSSSSVAAKKSAPVAVAVDVVENIFAFAKMPDQQVAKTIQGGSTGMKVRLREEMGRLIIELSRGGDSWSLTAPASEIPKSWPLKGTGLELRAISYWPDFQLRDNKPVTLSNEPNNPAILVELRGRTVPVAVAATDPHSITSSAAAGDGEGPANRLDLYTGFDGKGLRYVLVSRKHGESRGILAPGAPLTTGWADWAFTVEEVLPKASGDTVFRPREANAMTLPGQDAPVPGVLVRLTRGGERIEEWVPQGWVIQSPSKDGLLKLSYGWRTEPLPFGLKLDDFQLERYGGTGNPSEFRSLLRVITPEGSEVTGKCSMNVPMNYPDDWWRGWTGLTWKMSQASWNPENLEQSSIQILRDPGWIFKWLGSLILCTGIFCLFYLRPVRPDLRPPLRNHSDS; from the coding sequence CCCTCCTGCTGCTGGCCGTGCTCATCGTTGCTTCCATCGTCGGCACCATTTACGAGTCCCGCCTGACGGCCGAAGTCGCCCGGGCCTACATCTATGAAGCCTGGTGGTTCAACCTCTGGCTTCTGCTCCTCGTTCTGAACCTCGCCACCGTGGCCTTTTCGCGCCTCCCCTGGAAGAAAGCCCACACCGGCTTCCTCCTCACCCACCTCGGCATCATCATCCTGCTCTTCGGGGCCTTCATCGGGAAAATCTTCGGCATCGAGGGCAGCATCACCCTCTTCGAGGGCCGCGACCCCGCTTCGTCCTTGCTCATCAACGAAAAGCAAGTCCGCTTCTCCGCCGGCGACCAGCCTGTGGTCCGCTTCCCCGTCGGCATCATCCACCGCTTGCCCACACCGGAGCGTCCGCTCCGGCTGGGTGACCACGCCGGCTGGAAGCTCGAAGCGGTCGGGGCCACGGAAACCCTCCAGCCCGTCTTCACCGCCCGTCCGTCCGCCGAAGGCGCACCTGCCGTTCGCATCCGACTCAAGACGGCGATGATGAACCAGACACTTGAGCCCTGGCTCTGGCTCGGGGAGGCTGATTCCTCAGTTCTCGACCTCGGCTTGGCCCGCATCCGCCTCCTTGCCGGCGATCCTCCTTCCTCCTCCTCATCCGTGGCGGCCAAGAAAAGCGCCCCCGTGGCGGTCGCCGTGGATGTAGTGGAAAACATCTTCGCCTTCGCCAAGATGCCCGACCAGCAGGTCGCCAAAACCATACAAGGTGGTTCTACCGGGATGAAAGTCAGGCTGCGCGAAGAAATGGGCCGGCTCATCATCGAACTCAGCCGTGGCGGGGACTCCTGGAGCCTGACCGCGCCAGCCTCGGAAATCCCCAAAAGCTGGCCGCTCAAGGGAACCGGCCTGGAATTGCGCGCCATTTCCTACTGGCCCGACTTCCAACTTCGTGACAACAAACCCGTCACCCTCTCCAATGAACCCAACAATCCCGCCATCCTGGTGGAATTGCGCGGACGCACCGTGCCGGTTGCGGTGGCTGCGACCGATCCTCACTCGATCACAAGTTCCGCGGCGGCGGGGGATGGGGAGGGGCCGGCCAACCGGCTCGACCTCTACACCGGTTTCGATGGGAAAGGCCTCCGTTACGTCCTCGTCTCCCGCAAGCATGGGGAATCCCGGGGCATCCTCGCGCCCGGTGCGCCCCTCACCACTGGATGGGCGGATTGGGCCTTCACCGTGGAAGAAGTCCTGCCCAAGGCCAGCGGTGACACCGTCTTCCGCCCCCGTGAGGCGAACGCCATGACCCTGCCCGGCCAGGATGCTCCGGTTCCCGGGGTCCTGGTCCGCCTGACCCGGGGCGGCGAACGCATCGAGGAATGGGTCCCCCAGGGCTGGGTCATCCAGTCCCCTTCCAAAGACGGTCTGCTCAAACTATCTTATGGCTGGCGCACCGAGCCCCTGCCCTTCGGCCTCAAGCTCGACGACTTCCAGCTCGAACGTTACGGCGGGACCGGCAACCCCTCCGAGTTCCGCAGCCTGCTGCGCGTCATCACCCCCGAGGGGTCCGAGGTCACCGGAAAGTGCTCGATGAACGTACCCATGAATTATCCCGACGACTGGTGGCGCGGCTGGACCGGCCTGACCTGGAAGATGTCCCAGGCCAGTTGGAACCCCGAGAATCTGGAGCAATCCTCCATCCAGATCCTCCGCGACCCGGGCTGGATTTTCAAGTGGCTGGGCAGCCTCATCCTCTGCACCGGGATCTTCTGTTTATTCTACCTGCGTCCGGTCAGACCTGATTTGCGTCCTCCCCTCCGCAATCATTCAGATTCCTAA